The uncultured Roseibium sp. genome contains a region encoding:
- the era gene encoding GTPase Era encodes MPLPEAAAPMPADTRAGFIALIGAPNAGKSTLINQLVGTKVSIVTHKVQTTRAIVRGIAMHDKAQLVFVDTPGIFQPKRRLDRAMVDTAWGGARDADVIALLIDARKGIDEEAEAIMERLADIKTPKVLILNKIDVTKRDKLLELAKTANEIMPFDETFMVSALNGDGVNTILDYFATQVPEGPWLYPEDQPSDLPLRILAAEITREKLFERLHQELPYISTVETEQWQERKDGSVRIEQTIYVERDSQKSIVLGKKGQAIKAISKASREELAEIIDAPVHLFLFVKVRENWADDPERYREMGLEFPR; translated from the coding sequence CTTCATTGCCCTGATCGGCGCGCCGAACGCCGGCAAGTCCACCCTCATCAACCAGCTTGTCGGCACCAAGGTCTCCATCGTGACCCACAAGGTGCAGACGACGCGCGCGATCGTGCGCGGCATCGCCATGCACGACAAGGCCCAGCTCGTCTTCGTGGATACGCCCGGCATCTTCCAGCCCAAGCGACGCCTCGACCGCGCCATGGTCGACACCGCCTGGGGCGGCGCCCGGGACGCGGATGTGATCGCCCTCCTGATCGACGCCCGAAAAGGGATCGACGAGGAAGCCGAAGCGATCATGGAAAGGCTTGCCGATATCAAGACGCCGAAGGTGCTGATCCTGAACAAGATCGACGTCACCAAGCGCGACAAGCTTCTGGAACTGGCGAAGACGGCCAACGAGATCATGCCGTTCGACGAGACTTTCATGGTGTCCGCGCTGAACGGCGACGGCGTCAATACGATCCTCGATTACTTCGCCACACAGGTTCCAGAAGGTCCGTGGCTATATCCGGAAGACCAGCCGTCCGATCTGCCTTTGCGCATTCTGGCGGCCGAAATCACCCGGGAAAAGCTGTTCGAGCGCCTGCATCAGGAACTGCCCTACATCTCCACGGTGGAAACCGAGCAGTGGCAGGAGCGCAAGGATGGCTCCGTCCGGATCGAGCAGACCATCTACGTGGAGCGCGACAGCCAGAAGAGCATCGTGCTCGGCAAGAAGGGACAGGCCATCAAGGCCATATCCAAAGCCTCCCGCGAGGAACTTGCCGAGATCATCGACGCCCCGGTGCATCTGTTCCTGTTCGTGAAGGTCCGCGAGAACTGGGCCGACGACCCGGAACGCTACCGGGAGATGGGGCTGGAGTTCCCAAGGTAG
- the recO gene encoding DNA repair protein RecO has product MEWTGEAIILGARKHGEVDVILEVMTAERGRHLGLVRGGRSRRRQPTLQPGNEVQVTWRARLAEHLGVFTVDPIRSRAAELMSSSVGLHGVQHLAGLIRLLPERDPHARLYEAFKVVLDHLDRFDVAGPLIIRFELELLNELGFGLDLTRCAATGTRDDLAWVSPRSARAVSREAGEPYRDKLLPLPPFLVEGQRQPGSEITYQDLVEGFRLTDFFLDRNVYEPRGIKTGDLRPSLIAALEKQYRAEFPWNFD; this is encoded by the coding sequence ATGGAATGGACCGGCGAAGCAATCATTCTGGGCGCCCGCAAGCACGGCGAGGTGGACGTCATCCTTGAGGTGATGACGGCGGAGCGCGGCCGGCATCTGGGACTGGTGCGCGGCGGACGTTCCCGCCGCAGGCAACCAACGCTCCAGCCCGGCAACGAGGTTCAGGTCACCTGGCGCGCACGGCTGGCGGAGCATCTGGGTGTGTTTACCGTGGACCCGATCCGCTCGCGTGCCGCCGAATTGATGAGCTCTTCCGTCGGTCTTCACGGCGTCCAGCATCTGGCGGGCCTTATCCGTCTCCTTCCGGAGCGCGATCCCCATGCGCGGCTCTACGAGGCCTTCAAGGTGGTGCTCGATCATCTGGACCGGTTCGATGTCGCCGGCCCGCTGATCATCCGCTTCGAGCTGGAACTGTTGAACGAACTCGGCTTCGGTCTGGACCTGACCAGATGCGCGGCAACAGGAACCCGGGACGATCTGGCGTGGGTGTCACCGAGATCGGCCCGCGCCGTCAGCCGGGAAGCGGGAGAACCCTACCGCGACAAGCTGCTTCCCCTGCCCCCGTTTCTCGTCGAAGGCCAGCGCCAGCCGGGCAGCGAGATCACTTATCAGGATCTGGTTGAGGGGTTCCGGCTCACCGACTTTTTTCTCGATCGCAACGTCTACGAACCCCGAGGTATCAAGACAGGAGACCTGCGACCAAGCCTGATTGCCGCTTTGGAGAAGCAGTACAGGGCCGAATTCCCCTGGAATTTCGACTAG